One Verrucomicrobiota bacterium DNA window includes the following coding sequences:
- a CDS encoding glycosyltransferase, translating into MKIAYFVYRYPTLSQTFIQREVSGLMSQGIQVEIYPLFCLPKFMRKSTPPHGHLVHYGNVLDLVLFPFKFFKEWLRQPALFSYGMRLFFGRKFVGVDAWFHSLLGLVCAINHVDQLRTGGYLLAHGAWATGPATAAAIMGSLSKIPFSFGGHAYDIYRFGGDPFLKDKLSSCAFVHTTTESNERYLKKMTARNDLKVVLARRGLPKLPDANNHRNRQSEVIRLVSVGRLVQKKGQVYQLEACKILKERSISFDLVIIGEGPLRSSLEALREKYQLEDSVHFPGAMKPEEVQSTYAKSHIFIHSGVVDQQGDRDGIPNVIPEALSHQLAVIGSMTDGVLEVIEHEITGLTVDPTQPIQIAEAVDRLANDKELCDLLGANGRAWVEKNFMADKNTQILGQAMLETRSV; encoded by the coding sequence ATGAAAATAGCCTACTTTGTCTATAGGTATCCCACGCTTTCTCAAACTTTTATCCAACGAGAAGTATCTGGTCTCATGAGCCAGGGGATTCAAGTGGAGATATATCCATTATTTTGCTTGCCGAAATTTATGCGCAAGTCTACTCCTCCCCATGGACATCTTGTGCACTATGGCAATGTCTTAGATTTAGTGCTTTTCCCGTTTAAGTTTTTTAAGGAATGGTTGCGCCAGCCAGCGCTTTTCTCCTATGGGATGCGATTATTTTTTGGACGAAAATTTGTAGGTGTAGACGCGTGGTTCCATAGTTTATTAGGCTTGGTTTGTGCTATTAATCATGTAGACCAATTACGCACTGGTGGGTATCTGTTAGCTCATGGAGCCTGGGCCACGGGTCCGGCGACTGCAGCCGCTATTATGGGATCACTCAGTAAGATTCCTTTCAGCTTTGGAGGTCATGCTTATGATATCTATCGCTTCGGTGGAGATCCTTTTCTCAAGGATAAGTTAAGTTCCTGTGCGTTTGTTCATACGACGACGGAGTCCAATGAGCGTTATTTGAAAAAAATGACGGCGCGCAACGATTTGAAGGTAGTCTTAGCCAGGAGAGGATTGCCGAAGCTTCCCGATGCTAACAATCATCGCAATAGACAGAGTGAGGTAATACGACTAGTTAGTGTTGGCAGATTAGTGCAGAAGAAAGGACAAGTATATCAGCTTGAGGCTTGTAAGATTTTAAAAGAGCGCAGTATTTCTTTTGACTTAGTTATTATTGGTGAAGGCCCTCTAAGGAGTAGTCTAGAGGCGTTACGCGAAAAATACCAATTAGAAGACAGTGTTCATTTTCCCGGTGCTATGAAGCCTGAAGAAGTTCAAAGCACTTATGCAAAGTCTCATATTTTCATTCACAGTGGAGTTGTGGATCAACAGGGGGATAGAGATGGTATTCCCAATGTTATTCCTGAAGCATTAAGTCATCAACTAGCTGTGATTGGGTCCATGACCGATGGGGTTTTAGAAGTGATTGAACATGAGATCACAGGTCTCACTGTAGATCCGACGCAGCCAATTCAAATTGCGGAAGCAGTAGACCGCTTAGCCAATGATAAGGAATTGTGTGACCTATTAGGTGCTAATGGTAGGGCGTGGGTAGAAAAAAACTTTATGGCAGATAAAAATACTCAAATCCTTGGGCAAGCGATGCTAGAGACTCGTTCTGTTTAA
- a CDS encoding transcription termination/antitermination NusG family protein yields the protein MILPLLEDRKEGDNAQWLCLQSQPKHEMISVACMAKQYGVENFLPKIRFKKLVRSKVVWVTEPLFPRYFFARVTPEMIPMIRSAHGVSSVLRFGGKYAVVDESIICELKHYTVDNEVIEVEDILGEGDQVVVTEGPFHGVSALVKQVMPAKDRVKILIDLLGQKTEVLVKRSALLRDVAHPLAD from the coding sequence ATGATTTTACCATTACTTGAAGATAGAAAAGAGGGCGATAATGCCCAGTGGCTTTGTCTTCAGTCCCAGCCTAAACATGAAATGATCAGTGTTGCATGTATGGCTAAGCAATATGGCGTTGAAAATTTTCTGCCTAAAATTCGTTTTAAAAAACTGGTGCGTTCAAAGGTTGTTTGGGTGACTGAGCCTCTCTTTCCTCGTTATTTCTTTGCTCGAGTAACACCGGAAATGATTCCTATGATTCGATCAGCCCATGGAGTGAGTTCTGTATTGAGGTTCGGTGGAAAGTATGCAGTTGTAGATGAATCAATTATTTGTGAACTCAAGCATTACACAGTGGATAACGAAGTCATTGAAGTGGAAGATATTCTAGGTGAAGGTGATCAAGTTGTGGTGACAGAGGGTCCTTTCCATGGGGTCAGTGCTTTAGTCAAGCAAGTGATGCCTGCAAAAGATAGGGTAAAAATTTTGATCGATCTTTTAGGCCAGAAAACAGAAGTTTTGGTCAAGAGAAGTGCGTTGTTGCGCGATGTTGCTCATCCGTTGGCAGATTGA
- a CDS encoding cyclic nucleotide-binding domain-containing protein, producing the protein MVSEGEVFADLQPVGILSHIKPEHLEALKFYGVFGEFAANEILIKQGEEQKKLYFIVAGKVEVLLDYAGEQISLGFLEKGDCFGELSVFEPGPASASIKVIDTVVLWHLDAFALQDFFDQIPQAASMLMVGMCQILSHRLRLADDVITRKRVLQQNPSIRSEGGPAPIKADKLTQEVKSKGIFKKIFSK; encoded by the coding sequence ATGGTGTCTGAAGGAGAAGTCTTTGCTGATTTACAACCTGTAGGAATATTAAGCCATATCAAACCTGAGCATCTCGAGGCACTGAAGTTCTATGGAGTTTTTGGAGAGTTTGCCGCCAATGAAATACTTATCAAGCAAGGGGAAGAGCAAAAGAAACTCTATTTTATTGTTGCCGGTAAGGTAGAGGTCCTTCTCGACTATGCCGGCGAGCAAATCTCTCTTGGCTTTCTAGAGAAGGGTGATTGCTTTGGCGAGTTAAGCGTTTTTGAGCCTGGGCCTGCTTCAGCCAGCATTAAAGTCATTGATACAGTAGTGCTATGGCATCTAGATGCTTTCGCGCTACAAGATTTCTTTGATCAGATTCCTCAAGCAGCCAGTATGTTGATGGTGGGTATGTGTCAGATTCTAAGTCACCGTTTACGTTTGGCCGATGACGTAATTACCAGAAAAAGAGTGCTTCAACAAAACCCAAGTATACGATCAGAAGGCGGACCGGCTCCAATCAAAGCAGATAAACTCACTCAAGAAGTGAAAAGTAAAGGTATTTTTAAAAAGATCTTCTCTAAATAG
- a CDS encoding biopolymer transporter ExbD translates to MAKKAFKPDVEPDIGLQIAPMVNLMFVLLAAFTVAAGEKIVENELGVQVPTNSEKVKTEQKVLNPPVNILIYKDGSVSFNKNPIGEPEDTELASLKDRLKRLVEVDSDQSVVIRPDPDAKHQRVIDVLNACTYAKVKKLSFGG, encoded by the coding sequence ATGGCAAAGAAGGCATTCAAACCTGATGTTGAGCCAGATATAGGCTTACAGATTGCGCCGATGGTGAATCTTATGTTTGTTCTTTTGGCGGCATTTACAGTAGCTGCCGGCGAAAAGATTGTCGAAAATGAGCTCGGTGTTCAAGTTCCTACGAATTCGGAGAAAGTGAAGACCGAACAGAAAGTTTTAAATCCACCTGTTAACATACTCATTTATAAAGATGGCTCTGTCAGTTTTAATAAAAATCCCATAGGTGAGCCAGAGGATACTGAGCTGGCAAGTCTTAAAGACCGACTGAAAAGATTAGTTGAAGTTGATTCCGATCAATCTGTGGTTATACGACCTGATCCTGATGCTAAACATCAACGTGTTATTGATGTTCTTAACGCATGCACTTACGCAAAAGTGAAAAAGCTTTCTTTTGGAGGCTAG
- a CDS encoding biopolymer transporter ExbD: MARRASQFEEQEQDPEFQISTMCDVLMCLLIFFVATANMEIMQQVAEVSLPKAVDALDPQKSPGETIINVYNLLGNNTIQIGDAKYEEPEDIKAQLIQSMDIANDLGVDVATYRVLVRASGDVPYRMVRDIMKVCGSVGIINVTFSTQENK, from the coding sequence ATGGCGCGTCGAGCATCACAGTTTGAGGAACAGGAGCAAGATCCAGAGTTTCAGATATCCACGATGTGTGATGTATTGATGTGTTTACTTATTTTCTTCGTAGCCACCGCTAATATGGAGATTATGCAGCAAGTAGCTGAAGTTAGTTTGCCAAAGGCTGTAGATGCTTTGGATCCTCAAAAATCACCTGGTGAGACGATTATTAATGTTTACAACCTCTTAGGCAATAACACCATACAGATAGGTGATGCTAAATACGAAGAGCCCGAAGATATTAAAGCTCAATTAATCCAGAGTATGGATATTGCAAATGATCTAGGTGTCGACGTCGCGACTTACCGCGTTCTCGTGCGCGCAAGTGGGGATGTTCCCTACCGGATGGTTAGAGATATTATGAAAGTTTGCGGATCAGTGGGTATCATCAATGTGACGTTCTCAACCCAGGAGAATAAGTAA